One window of Atribacter laminatus genomic DNA carries:
- a CDS encoding substrate-binding domain-containing protein: MKKNRIVLLFITLIFVLSFTLGVFAKHGEPPYTVGLSNGPFTHSWRVQMIESIQQEFEFYKEQGLVDKLIIQNAGPDVNTQIAQIRNLIASDVDLLLVNPNSSTALNPVMEEAQEAGITVIVYDMPIDNEKVLDVFMNQDWWMAPLTEWFCEKLDGKGNIVYISGIADQPGNIERDVSADKILAKYPDIKLLAKANGNWDQAAAQQVMSDLLASFPQIDGVLTQDGMTLGIIRAFEAAGREIPVVTGETQIAFIKKWKEMKDAVGFDTVGIVNPPGYVNNALGIGLRLLQGKKLKDDVLVNGHIIYVKPNLIVDNNNIDEIYEQYKDWADSYYVNSWYSQEELDALFE, from the coding sequence ATGAAAAAAAATAGAATAGTATTGTTATTCATTACTCTGATTTTTGTTCTCTCTTTTACTCTCGGAGTATTTGCCAAGCATGGTGAGCCCCCGTACACGGTCGGGTTAAGCAATGGACCGTTTACCCATAGCTGGCGGGTACAGATGATTGAAAGTATTCAACAGGAATTCGAGTTTTACAAAGAACAAGGATTGGTTGATAAGCTTATTATTCAAAACGCCGGTCCTGATGTTAATACCCAGATTGCCCAAATTCGTAATCTTATTGCCTCTGATGTTGATCTTCTGCTCGTTAATCCCAATTCTTCAACCGCACTAAACCCAGTTATGGAAGAAGCCCAAGAAGCAGGAATTACAGTTATTGTTTATGACATGCCAATTGATAACGAAAAAGTCCTGGATGTTTTTATGAATCAAGATTGGTGGATGGCTCCTCTTACTGAATGGTTTTGTGAAAAGTTAGATGGAAAAGGAAATATTGTATATATAAGTGGAATTGCCGATCAACCTGGGAACATCGAAAGAGACGTATCTGCCGATAAAATACTGGCCAAATATCCGGATATTAAACTTTTAGCGAAAGCTAATGGTAACTGGGACCAGGCAGCTGCACAACAAGTTATGAGCGATCTCCTGGCATCCTTCCCCCAAATAGACGGTGTTCTTACCCAAGATGGAATGACTTTGGGAATTATCCGAGCTTTCGAAGCCGCCGGGAGAGAAATTCCGGTGGTCACTGGTGAAACCCAAATAGCTTTTATTAAAAAGTGGAAAGAAATGAAAGACGCTGTTGGTTTTGATACGGTTGGAATCGTTAATCCACCAGGTTATGTTAATAATGCACTTGGCATAGGTTTGCGACTTTTACAGGGGAAAAAGCTGAAAGACGATGTCTTAGTCAACGGTCACATTATTTATGTTAAACCCAATCTGATTGTCGATAATAATAATATCGATGAGATTTATGAACAATATAAGGACTGGGCGGATTCCTATTACGTGAATTCCTGGTATAGCCAAGAAGAACTTGACGCTCTCTTTGAGTAA
- a CDS encoding sugar ABC transporter ATP-binding protein — translation MSFILEARNIKKSFDGVVALSDANFTLNQGEICGLVGANGSGKTTFARIISGLIRPDSGRLYLYGSQIHLKSHHEAEKLEISMVHQNLSLIPEMTVWENINLGRESATPLGILKKEEALNRAEEALQELKVNISLYDRVSQLAPSDKQLLEIVKALSRSPKILILDEPTASLGFKQVEILFEKLNQLKNNRVSVIFISHRIWEITRICDRLVAFRNGKTVGEVDFRQQPRDERLIIPLITGKKENEDDKSIHEKRPYQSFDTHQIVLEVDNLSKKEKLYNVSFKIREGEIVGLGGLNGQGQEEILLILSGYLRKTSGKVKINNQEVFIKNSGQAIERGIFLVPGDRQKEGLFLNHNVFTNLIYPQVALKQQRFLLSLKEMRQAVNATIKTISLIPPDPRKLVSHLSGGNQQKVVIGKWLSLSPKILLLNDPTKGVDVETRRNLYKIIADLSSQGVSVLLYASDNEELIANCDRVLIVFEGQIVEEICGEGICEENLIACSLRIQ, via the coding sequence ATGTCATTCATTCTTGAAGCAAGAAACATAAAAAAAAGTTTTGACGGGGTAGTGGCTCTTTCTGACGCTAATTTTACCCTCAACCAAGGAGAAATTTGTGGTTTAGTCGGAGCGAATGGTTCCGGCAAAACTACCTTTGCTCGAATAATCAGTGGTCTTATCCGTCCTGATTCCGGTCGGCTCTACCTTTATGGATCTCAAATTCATTTAAAATCTCACCATGAAGCCGAAAAACTTGAGATCTCGATGGTCCATCAGAATCTCAGCCTGATACCGGAAATGACGGTTTGGGAAAATATCAATTTGGGACGAGAGTCGGCAACGCCCTTAGGGATTCTCAAAAAAGAAGAAGCTCTAAATAGAGCAGAAGAAGCTCTTCAAGAACTTAAGGTAAATATTTCTCTTTATGACAGAGTATCTCAATTAGCACCTTCAGATAAACAACTCTTAGAAATCGTTAAAGCTCTATCTCGTAGTCCAAAAATTTTAATTCTTGATGAGCCGACTGCTTCTTTGGGATTCAAACAAGTTGAAATACTATTTGAAAAACTGAATCAATTAAAAAACAACCGGGTATCAGTAATCTTTATCTCCCACCGGATTTGGGAAATAACCAGAATCTGCGATCGGTTAGTTGCTTTCCGCAATGGGAAAACCGTGGGTGAAGTTGACTTTCGTCAACAGCCAAGAGACGAAAGGCTGATTATTCCCCTTATTACCGGGAAAAAAGAAAATGAGGACGATAAAAGCATTCACGAAAAACGACCTTATCAAAGCTTTGATACCCATCAAATTGTTTTAGAAGTTGATAATCTTTCAAAAAAAGAAAAACTTTATAATGTTTCTTTTAAAATTCGAGAGGGAGAAATCGTCGGGTTGGGAGGTTTGAATGGCCAAGGTCAAGAAGAAATCCTCCTCATCCTATCCGGTTATCTGAGAAAAACCTCTGGGAAAGTTAAAATTAATAATCAAGAAGTATTTATAAAAAACTCTGGACAAGCAATCGAGCGTGGAATTTTTTTAGTGCCAGGCGATCGTCAAAAGGAAGGACTCTTTCTCAATCATAATGTTTTCACCAATCTTATTTACCCTCAGGTCGCACTGAAACAGCAGAGGTTTCTTCTGTCTTTAAAAGAGATGCGTCAAGCAGTTAATGCAACGATCAAAACCATATCATTAATCCCTCCGGATCCAAGAAAATTAGTCTCTCATCTCAGTGGTGGCAACCAACAAAAAGTTGTCATTGGCAAATGGTTATCCCTTTCTCCAAAAATATTATTACTTAATGACCCGACCAAGGGGGTAGATGTTGAAACCAGAAGAAATCTTTATAAAATAATTGCGGATTTATCCAGTCAAGGGGTTTCAGTCTTACTTTATGCCAGTGATAATGAAGAACTGATTGCGAATTGCGATCGAGTTTTAATCGTTTTTGAAGGGCAAATTGTTGAAGAAATATGTGGTGAAGGAATTTGCGAGGAAAATTTGATTGCCTGTTCGTTGCGAATACAGTAA
- a CDS encoding FAD-dependent oxidoreductase: MAKRIVIIGGVAAGPKIAAKLRRLDHEAEITIIEKGKFLSYAGCGLPYYICEDIKEQRELMETPVGVLRDPEFFEKTKNVKVYNRTEAIKVDRLKKEVEIKNLDTNQIKTLPYDYLVFATGAKVMIPPIKAIDVDQPGMELGCMDLSHVYTLHGIEDAEAIRWTIKEKMAKKAVIIGGGLIGMEMTESLVKSGLLVTVIEMLPEILPIIDDDLGILVRRYCQEKGVNVRVEEKILRLEGESGIVKKVVTDKGVYDTDAVIIATGFRPNSDLAKKSGIEIGETGGIKVDLFMKTSDSFIYAAGDCVEIENLVCMKNAYMPMGSLANKQGRAVAINIAGGQEVFRGGLNSVVFKLFDYTVSRTGLGMKQAKDLGFDAEYTLVPAPDKAHYYPGAKRVITKIIVDKRNGKLLGGQFVGTGEIMKSVNTVATALYYGGTIEDLSMLDIPYAPPYASAIDNNVCVAANVIRNKLNRSMIGISALEVEKKRKRNEDFILLDVRTPKEYQQVRIPGSTLMPLGVIKQKLDELPRDKEIVTFCSASLRGYEASIILKSNGFEGVKVMDGGLACWPYELEK, from the coding sequence ATGGCAAAAAGAATCGTAATTATTGGTGGAGTTGCTGCTGGTCCAAAAATAGCCGCAAAACTAAGAAGGTTAGATCATGAGGCAGAAATAACTATTATTGAAAAAGGTAAATTTTTATCCTATGCCGGTTGCGGCTTACCTTATTATATTTGTGAAGACATAAAAGAACAGCGAGAATTAATGGAAACTCCAGTAGGAGTATTGCGTGATCCTGAATTTTTTGAGAAAACCAAAAATGTCAAAGTGTACAATCGAACCGAAGCTATAAAAGTAGATCGGTTAAAAAAAGAAGTCGAAATAAAAAACCTCGATACCAATCAGATAAAAACCTTGCCTTACGACTATCTAGTCTTTGCTACTGGTGCAAAAGTAATGATACCACCAATAAAAGCAATAGATGTCGATCAACCTGGTATGGAATTGGGATGCATGGATTTGTCCCATGTTTATACTCTTCATGGAATTGAAGACGCCGAAGCGATTCGATGGACCATAAAAGAAAAAATGGCAAAAAAAGCGGTGATCATTGGTGGCGGCTTGATCGGAATGGAAATGACTGAGAGTTTGGTGAAAAGTGGTCTATTGGTTACTGTCATAGAAATGTTACCGGAAATTCTTCCCATTATTGATGATGATCTTGGAATTTTAGTACGACGTTATTGTCAGGAAAAAGGGGTTAATGTGAGAGTTGAAGAGAAAATACTCCGACTGGAGGGAGAAAGTGGGATCGTTAAAAAAGTTGTTACCGACAAAGGTGTATATGATACTGATGCGGTTATTATTGCAACTGGATTTCGTCCCAATTCCGATTTAGCGAAAAAATCAGGCATAGAAATTGGAGAAACCGGTGGGATAAAAGTTGATTTATTTATGAAGACCAGTGATTCATTTATTTATGCTGCAGGAGATTGTGTTGAAATAGAAAATTTAGTTTGTATGAAGAATGCTTATATGCCTATGGGTTCTCTTGCTAATAAACAAGGAAGGGCAGTGGCTATTAATATCGCTGGAGGACAGGAAGTATTTCGAGGTGGATTAAATTCAGTTGTTTTTAAGCTATTCGATTACACGGTATCACGAACTGGTTTAGGGATGAAACAAGCTAAGGATTTGGGTTTTGATGCTGAGTATACCTTGGTACCCGCTCCGGATAAGGCTCATTATTATCCCGGTGCCAAGCGTGTGATTACCAAAATTATTGTTGATAAGCGCAACGGGAAACTATTGGGAGGCCAGTTTGTTGGAACAGGAGAAATTATGAAGAGTGTAAATACTGTTGCAACGGCTCTCTACTATGGAGGAACCATTGAAGACCTATCGATGCTTGATATACCATATGCCCCTCCTTATGCCTCGGCTATTGATAATAATGTTTGTGTTGCAGCAAATGTTATACGGAACAAATTGAATAGATCCATGATAGGAATATCGGCTTTAGAAGTGGAAAAGAAAAGGAAAAGGAATGAAGATTTTATCCTTTTAGATGTAAGGACACCTAAAGAATATCAGCAGGTTAGAATCCCAGGGAGCACTCTGATGCCTTTGGGCGTTATTAAGCAAAAATTAGACGAATTACCACGAGATAAAGAGATAGTTACCTTTTGCTCAGCGAGCTTAAGGGGTTATGAGGCTTCAATAATATTGAAATCCAATGGATTTGAGGGTGTAAAGGTGATGGATGGTGGTTTGGCTTGTTGGCCGTATGAGTTAGAAAAATAA